A single genomic interval of Primulina huaijiensis isolate GDHJ02 chromosome 7, ASM1229523v2, whole genome shotgun sequence harbors:
- the LOC140981792 gene encoding uncharacterized protein: protein MVTGCYCYWTKKSPDSSTSRVTDVVNGPFDSFSFVSISSSIFSAKSGILQNFREAQNSKMQGGRDPFFGFGDPFGSFNGFGGFGGQRSMLSGFFGGMDPFDDPFFTRPGIIFGSSFFGSNGGPFTNLPIGGPFMNVPGGGPFMNENSSGFLDQQPSMVNKFKGPVIEELTSDDEKDENENKEKKVNLRKHGRSSKDPIVEDPDDVAAEKKSKYTPHKNNIHLLNHGRPRPQTQSFMFQSSTVTYGGANGAHYSSSTRRAGSDGLTLEEFKEANSSTGQATHRISRGIHEKGHSVTRNLKSDGHVDTMQTLHNLNEDELVGFEEVWLGNGKKHLPGWSEELALQDVMASGRTQRPQNRGGWALPSIERSSNVQSSKRDNVREAGLPHQIKTHVNDGTGSSRLRSNGANRH, encoded by the exons ATGGTGACGGGCTGCTATTGCTACTGGACCAAAAAGAGCCCAGATAGTTCCACCTCACGAGTCACGGACGTCGTAAACGGCCCTTTCGATTCATTTTCCTTCGTTTCTATTTCATCCTCCATATTCTCTGCAAAATCAGGAATTCTACAGAATTTTAG AGAAGCACAAAATTCAAAAATGCAGGGAGGCAGAGACCCATTCTTCGGTTTTGGTGATCCTTTTGGTAGTTTCAATGGTTTTGGTGGCTTTGGAGGTCAGAGGAGTATGTTATCTGGCTTCTTTGGGGGAATGGATCCATTTGATGACCCCTTCTTCACACGCCCTGGAATTATATTTGGGTCTAGCTTCTTTGGGTCTAATGGAGGTCCATTCACGAATTTACCTATTGGAGGTCCATTCATGAATGTTCCTGGTGGCGGTCCATTTATGAATGAAAATTCTTCTGGGTTTCTTGATCAGCAGCCTTCCATGGTCAACAAATTCAAGGGACCAGTGATCGAGGAGCTGACTTCTGATGATGAGAAAGAtgaaaatgaaaacaaggaGAAAAAAGTGAATCTTAGGAAGCATGGTAGATCGAGCAAAGATCCTATAGTGGAGGACCCAGATGATGTAGCTGCTG AGAAAAAGAGCAAGTATACGCCTCATAAAAACAACATACACCTATTGAACCATGGAAGGCCACGACCCCAGACAcaaagtttcatgtttcagagctCTACTGTTACTTATGGTGGGGCTAATGGTGCACACTACTCTTCTAGTACGAGGAGGGCTGGGAGTGATGGA TTGACTTTGGAAGAATTTAAAGAGGCTAATTCCTCTACTGGTCAAGCGACTCATAGGATCTCTAGGGGCATTCATGAAAAG GGTCATTCCGTGACTCGAAATTTGAAGTCTGATGGTCATGTGGACACAATGCAGACTTTGCACAATCTTAATGAAG ATGAACTTGTTGGTTTTGAAGAAGTATGGTTAGGAAATGGTAAAAAGCATCTCCCTGGGTGGAGCGAAGAACTTGCTTTACAAGATGTTATGG CATCCGGAAGGACTCAACGGCCTCAGAATCGTGGAGGTTGGGCTCTTCCTTCAATTGAAAGATCAAGTAATGTCCAAAGCTCAAAACGAGACAACGTACGTGAAGCAGGCCTGCCTCATCAAATAAAAACACATGTTAATGATGGAACTGGCTCATCTCGTCTTAGATCAAATGGAGCTAATAGGCATTAG
- the LOC140981836 gene encoding IRK-interacting protein-like — protein MKSMATASAAKPSVSPHNPLHFTPIEEGNEDEEFQQGLSSFRATTPNENLDKRKSDYKHQATPLHSEKARGKGSSRKRHEGDDSAGVLCNKCRPSSREKIFSVANLENNGVFKQSMVSPNAILRSVLGSLGKKSPRLSAGSGGGGSAVSREEHLKNAVAELSNKLIQATRNRDVAILESSKLKSSMAELEKKLNKLEIYCHSLKSGLEVCSNDKNYQYQKHQKSPSVNYQCAKVGDQEKVIQHFLVLVSEARSSVRILSRALSHQIRQMGVKVFDKILLLLQPYDIKISFSRNPRALLFYMEALLNRELFEDFESIGFQKSASSQILNPIDRCEANFAMFARLQGLTWEQVLNNGTRHFSEDFSKFCDRKMSEIVAMLGWNRAWPEPLLQAFFGASKAVWLVHLLANSVHPGLPIFRVDKGVSFDPIYMEDMNVDKVKRLIPTIVRIMVTPGFYVYDNVIKCKVLCRYYNSSGGIVFDSTDKGSTPSPTRTCNFD, from the exons ATGAAATCAATGGCCACTGCTTCTGCCGCTAAACCTTCCGTTTCTCCTCACAACCCGCTTCACTTCACCCCT ATTGAAGAGGGAAATGAAGATGAGGAATTTCAGCAAGGGCTAAGCAGTTTCAGAGCTACTACGCCAAATGAAAATCTGGATAAAAGAAAGAGTGACTATAAGCACCAGGCGACGCCATTGCATTCTGAGAAAGCTAGAGGCAAGGGGTCTTCGAGAAAGAGGCATGAAGGTGATGATTCGGCTGGGGTTTTGTGCAACAAGTGCAGGCCAAGCAGTCGGGAGAAAATTTTTTCAGTAGCTAATTTGGAAAATAATGGAGTTTTTAAGCAGTCTATGGTTAGTCCAAACGCGATTTTGAGGTCTGTTTTGGGTTCTCTAGGAAAGAAAAGCCCAAGGCTGTCGGCAGGTAGCGGAGGCGGTGGCTCCGCCGTGTCAAGGGAGGAGCATTTGAAGAATGCGGTGGCTGAGCTCTCAAATAAGCTGATTCAGGCCACTAGGAACAGGGATGTGGCCATTCTTGAATCTTCAAAGTTGAAGTCTTCGATGGCTGAGCTTGAGAAGAAGCTTAATAAGTTGGAAATTTACTGCCATAGCTTGAAATCTGGGCTTGAAGTTTGTAGCAATGATAAAAATTATCAGTATCAAAAGCATCAGAAGTCTCCTAGTGTGAATTATCAATGTGCTAAAGTTGGCGATCAAGAAAAAGTTATTCAACATTTCTTGGTTTTAGTCTCTGAGGCAAGATCGTCTGTTCGGATTCTGAGCCGGGCTTTGTCGCATCAGATAAGGCAAATGGGGGTAAAAGTGTTTGATAAGATTTTGTTGCTTCTCCAACCTTATGAtataaagatttcattttcaagaaatccaAGGGCCTTGCTTTTCTACATGGAAGCTTTGTTAAACAGGGAACTTTTCGAAGATTTCGAATCCATCGGGTTTCAAAAGAGTGCTTCAAGTCAGATTCTGAATCCGATAGATCGTTGTGAAGCGAATTTTGCCATGTTTGCTCGGTTGCAAGGGTTGACATGGGAGCAGGTGTTGAATAATGGAACCAGGCATTTTAGTGAAGATTTCAGCAAGTTCTGTGACAGGAAAATGAGTGAGATTGTAGCTATGTTGGGTTGGAACCGGGCATGGCCCGAACCGCTTTTGCAAGCATTTTTCGGAGCTTCTAAAGCCGTATGGCTGGTGCACCTTTTGGCTAACTCGGTACACCCGGGTCTACCCATTTTCAGAGTTGATAAAGGAGTCAGTTTCGATCCAATTTACATGGAGGACATGAATGTAGACAAGGTTAAAAGGCTAATACCTACAATTGTTCGAATCATGGTGACTCCCGGATTCTATGTGTATGACAATGTGATAAAATGCAAGGTTCTTTGCAGGTATTATAACAGCAGTGGTGGCATCGTTTTCGACTCTACAGACAAAGGTTCAACCCCTTCTCCTACTAGAACATGCAACTTCGATTAG
- the LOC140980233 gene encoding deoxyribodipyrimidine photo-lyase, with protein sequence MSSSIPPVQPGRFRVLKQASDQKATGPVVYWMFRDQRLRDNWALIHAVIQANQRDVPVAIAFNLFNQFKGAKARHFGFMLRGLRELHFRLRENLKIPFFLFQGEAVDTIPNFLEECGASLLVTDFSPLREVQHWKDEICKRVNESVSVHEVDAHNIVPVWVASDKLEYGARTLRGKINKKLPEYLIEFPELMSPKRKWASSSKDVDWENLIADAQRRGAEVPELEWCDPGEEAALEVLMGKKNGFLTTRLKNYNSDRNNPLKPKGLSGLSPYLHFGKISAQRCALEARRVRKLCPEAVDAFLEELIVRRELADNFCFYQPHYDSLQGAWQWARKTLMDHASDKREHLYTREQLEKAQTADPLWNAAQLEMVHFGKMHGFMRMYWAKKILEWTIGPEEALAISIYLNDKYEIDGRDPNGYVGCMWSICGVHDQGWRERPVFGKVRYMNYAGCKRKFDVDGYIAYVKRITGECKKRKVEACLENNAKQLKS encoded by the exons ATGTCTTCCTCGATTCCCCCCGTCCAGCCGGGCCGATTTCGGGTCCTGAAGCAAGCTTCGGATCAAAAGGCAACTGGTCCTGTTGTGTACTGGATGTTCAGAGATCAACGGCTGAGGGACAACTGGGCTTTGATTCATGCCGTCATTCAGGCCAACCAACGAGATGTACCAGTGGCAATAGCCTTTAATTTGTTCAATCAGTTTAAGGGTGCCAAGGCTCGGCATTTCGGGTTTATGCTCAGGGGTCTCCGTGAATTGCACTTTCGTCTTCGAGAAAATCTGAAAATACCTTTTTTCTTGTTTCAG GGTGAAGCTGTGGACACCATTCCAAATTTCCTAGAGGAATGTGGTGCGTCACTCTTGGTAACAGACTTTTCACCTCTGCGAGAGGTTCAGCATTGGAAAGATGAAATATGCAAGAGGGTGAATGAATCAGTATCAGTTCATGAAGTTGATGCACACAATATAGTGCCTGTTTGGGTGGCATCGGATAAACTGGAATATGGTGCTAGGACTCTAAGGggcaaaataaacaaaaagcTTCCTGAATATCTGATCGAGTTTCCCGAACTCATGTCTCCTAAAAGAAAATGGGCTTCCTCGAGTAAAGATGTGGATTGGGAAAACCTCATTGCGGATGCTCAAAG GCGAGGAGCAGAAGTTCCAGAACTGGAATGGTGTGATCCAGGTGAAGAAGCTGCACTAGAAGTACTAATGGGGAAGAAAAATGGGTTTTTGACTACAAGATTGAAGAATTATAACTCAGACAGAAATAATCCACTCAAACCAAAAGGGCTGTCTGGCCTTTCCCCGTATTTGCACTTTGGAAAGATATCAGCACAGCGTTGTGCCTTGGAGGCACGCAGAGTTCGGAAGCTTTGTCCTGAG GCAGTTGATGCATTCTTGGAGGAATTGATCGTTCGGAGAGAACTTGCTGATAATTTCTGCTTCTACCAGCCACATTATGATTCATTACAGGGTGCATGGCAGTGGGCTCGCAAGACTTTGATGGACCATGCCTCTGATAAACGGGAGCATTTATATAC GAGAGAGCAATTGGAGAAGGCACAGACCGCTGATCCG CTTTGGAATGCTGCTCAGTTAGAAATGGTTCATTTTGGAAAAATGCATGGTTTCATGAG GATGTATTGGGCGAAAAAGATTCTTGAATGGACTATTGGGCCAGAGGAAGCTCTTgcaatatcaatatatttaaatgataaG TATGAAATAGACGGAAGGGACCCAAATGGTTATGTTGGATGCATGTGGTCAATATGCGGAGTACATGACCAG GGGTGGAGAGAGCGACCAGTTTTCGGGAAAGTACGATACATGAACTATGCTGGGTGCAAGAGGAAATTTGATGTGGATGGCTATATTGCTTATGTTAAGAGGATAACAGGTGAATGCAAGAAAAGGAAAGTAGAAGCCTGTCTTGAAAACAACGCAAAACAACTGAAAAGTTGA